From Lysobacter silvisoli, the proteins below share one genomic window:
- a CDS encoding DUF3228 family protein yields MSIVLTDFARARLFPREPRRNTIQDIGPQQFERHLNEHAPLQVLDGYAPFCKLHVHRNWTSTRCLTVPVTADNRHLLRSDYEARTQDELPVLVRWFENIDPPVADYLIVILYSREQLAKEGTHTDADWGVVGCMYTADPVETPMAPITMMRNALGVEEGGSGVHLDRAAYQRSVEFWRTHANWRG; encoded by the coding sequence ATGTCCATCGTCCTAACCGACTTCGCCCGCGCCCGCCTATTCCCCCGCGAGCCGCGCCGCAACACCATCCAGGACATCGGCCCGCAGCAGTTCGAGCGCCACCTCAACGAGCACGCACCGCTGCAGGTGCTCGACGGCTACGCCCCGTTCTGCAAGCTGCACGTGCACCGCAACTGGACCTCCACGCGCTGCCTGACCGTGCCCGTCACCGCGGACAACCGCCACCTGCTGCGCAGCGACTACGAAGCCCGCACCCAGGACGAACTGCCCGTGCTGGTGCGTTGGTTCGAGAACATCGACCCGCCCGTGGCCGATTACCTCATCGTCATCCTCTACAGCCGCGAGCAACTGGCCAAGGAGGGCACCCACACCGACGCCGACTGGGGCGTGGTCGGCTGCATGTACACCGCCGACCCGGTGGAAACCCCGATGGCGCCGATCACCATGATGCGCAACGCCTTGGGCGTGGAAGAGGGCGGCTCCGGCGTGCACCTGGACCGCGCCGCCTACCAGCGCAGCGTCGAGTTCTGGCGCACCCACGCCAACTGGCGCGGCTAA
- a CDS encoding GyrI-like domain-containing protein, translating to MDKYDIKKALKPLYSAPAGKFVQVEMPAMRYLMIDGAGDPNTSPDYAAAVEALYTASYTLKFKSKAELGRDYVVPPLEGLWWAEDLSDFVARRKDRWRWTMMIAVPEFVPAALVEQAIAQAIGKKGLPALSRLRLEVLEEGLAVQTLHVGAYDDEGPTLRRLHEEVLPAQGLAPTGHHHEIYLSDPRKTVAERLKTVLRQPVRVG from the coding sequence ATGGACAAGTACGACATCAAGAAGGCGTTGAAGCCGCTGTACAGCGCGCCGGCCGGCAAGTTCGTGCAGGTGGAGATGCCGGCCATGCGGTACCTGATGATCGACGGCGCGGGCGATCCGAATACCTCGCCGGACTACGCGGCGGCGGTGGAGGCGTTGTACACGGCTTCGTACACGCTGAAGTTCAAGAGCAAGGCCGAGTTGGGGCGCGACTATGTGGTGCCGCCGCTGGAGGGGCTGTGGTGGGCGGAGGACCTGTCGGACTTCGTGGCGCGGCGCAAGGACCGCTGGCGCTGGACGATGATGATCGCGGTACCGGAGTTCGTGCCGGCGGCTTTGGTCGAGCAGGCGATTGCGCAGGCGATCGGGAAGAAGGGGTTGCCGGCGTTGTCGCGGCTGCGCCTGGAAGTGTTGGAGGAAGGGTTGGCGGTGCAGACCTTGCACGTGGGGGCGTACGACGATGAGGGCCCTACCCTGCGGCGCTTGCACGAGGAAGTTTTGCCGGCGCAGGGGTTGGCGCCTACGGGGCATCACCATGAGATTTATTTGAGCGATCCGCGCAAGACGGTGGCGGAGCGGTTGAAGACGGTGTTGCGGCAGCCGGTGCGGGTGGGGTAG